From Paenibacillus sp. GP183, one genomic window encodes:
- the ffh gene encoding signal recognition particle protein, whose translation MAFEGLASRLQNVFGKLRGKGKLTEEDVNEALREVRLALLEADVNFKVVKEFIAKVKEQAIGQEVMKSFTPGMIVVDIVNKELTALMGGSQSKLARSNRPPTVIMMAGLQGAGKTTTSGKLAKLLLKQNHRPLLVAGDIYRPAAIKQLQVLGEQLKVPVFSLGDQVSPVEIARQAVQHAKDNGNDYVIIDTAGRLHIDESLMGELKNVRAEVNPDEILLVVDAMTGQDAVNVAESFNQQLELTGVILTKLDGDTRGGAALSVKAVTGCPIKFAASGEKMDALEPFFPDRMASRILGMGDMLSLIEKAQAGIDVEKAKEMERKMRNNEFTFEDFLVQMEQVKKMGPLDQILDMLPGANKMKGLKDVKVDEKQMGRVEAIVKSMTKQEKQKPELLNANRRKRIALGSGNSIQEVNRFIKQFEDMRKMMKQFSGMMGNKGGKNAMKKLGKGMKFPF comes from the coding sequence ATGGCATTTGAAGGATTGGCCAGCCGGCTGCAGAACGTTTTCGGCAAGCTGAGAGGCAAAGGAAAGCTGACGGAAGAAGATGTGAATGAAGCGCTCCGTGAGGTGCGGCTCGCCCTGCTGGAAGCGGATGTGAACTTTAAGGTCGTTAAAGAATTCATCGCGAAGGTCAAGGAACAGGCCATCGGCCAAGAAGTGATGAAGAGCTTCACACCGGGCATGATCGTGGTCGACATCGTGAATAAAGAATTGACGGCGCTGATGGGCGGCAGCCAAAGCAAGCTTGCGAGATCCAATCGGCCACCGACTGTGATAATGATGGCAGGTCTTCAAGGAGCAGGCAAAACTACGACCTCCGGTAAGCTTGCCAAGCTGCTGCTCAAGCAGAACCATCGTCCGCTGCTCGTTGCAGGCGACATTTATCGTCCCGCTGCCATCAAGCAGCTTCAAGTGTTAGGAGAACAATTGAAGGTTCCCGTATTTTCGCTGGGCGATCAAGTGAGCCCTGTTGAGATAGCGAGGCAAGCTGTACAGCATGCGAAGGACAACGGAAACGATTATGTCATCATCGATACTGCAGGCCGGCTTCATATCGACGAGAGCCTTATGGGCGAGCTGAAGAACGTTCGGGCGGAAGTGAATCCCGATGAAATTCTGCTGGTCGTCGATGCGATGACCGGACAGGATGCCGTCAATGTCGCCGAAAGCTTTAACCAGCAGCTGGAGCTGACGGGTGTCATTCTTACCAAGCTGGACGGAGATACTCGAGGCGGTGCCGCGCTTTCCGTCAAGGCTGTTACAGGCTGCCCGATCAAGTTCGCAGCATCGGGCGAGAAGATGGATGCGCTCGAGCCTTTCTTCCCGGACCGCATGGCTTCACGGATTCTCGGCATGGGTGATATGCTCTCATTGATCGAGAAGGCTCAAGCGGGTATCGATGTCGAGAAGGCGAAAGAGATGGAGCGCAAAATGCGCAACAACGAATTCACCTTCGAGGATTTCCTGGTGCAGATGGAGCAGGTCAAGAAGATGGGTCCATTGGATCAAATCCTCGACATGCTTCCGGGGGCGAACAAGATGAAGGGTCTCAAGGATGTCAAAGTCGATGAAAAGCAGATGGGACGAGTGGAAGCCATCGTCAAGTCCATGACCAAGCAAGAGAAGCAAAAACCGGAGCTCCTCAATGCCAATCGCCGCAAGCGGATCGCACTGGGCAGCGGAAACTCGATTCAAGAGGTCAACCGTTTCATCAAACAGTTCGAGGATATGCGTAAAATGATGAAGCAGTTCTCGGGGATGATGGGCAATAAAGGCGGCAAAAATGCAATGAAAAAGCTTGGCAAGGGAATGAAATTTCCTTTTTAA
- the rpsP gene encoding 30S ribosomal protein S16 → MAVRIRLKRMGAHKAPFYRVVVSDSRSPRDGRFIEEIGTYNPIAKPAAVTLDEEKALKWLQTGAQPSDTVRSLFSKAGLMTKFHELRQQK, encoded by the coding sequence ATGGCAGTACGTATTCGTCTTAAGCGTATGGGTGCTCACAAAGCCCCTTTCTACCGTGTGGTGGTATCGGATTCCCGTTCCCCGCGTGACGGACGTTTTATCGAAGAAATCGGCACTTATAACCCGATTGCAAAACCGGCGGCTGTAACTCTTGATGAAGAGAAAGCTCTGAAATGGCTTCAAACTGGAGCTCAACCTTCCGATACCGTTCGCAGTCTGTTTAGCAAAGCAGGTTTGATGACTAAATTTCACGAGCTGAGACAACAGAAGTAA
- a CDS encoding KH domain-containing protein, producing the protein MKDLITVIAKALVDHPEEVRVNVVEKDDRIEYRLSVHPEDVGKVIGKQGRIAKSLRTVITSAAVKETKRVTVEIVS; encoded by the coding sequence ATGAAGGATTTGATCACCGTTATCGCAAAAGCTCTCGTCGATCATCCAGAAGAAGTACGTGTGAATGTTGTGGAGAAGGACGACCGCATTGAATACCGGCTTTCCGTACATCCTGAGGATGTCGGGAAAGTCATCGGCAAGCAGGGTAGAATTGCCAAGTCGCTTCGCACCGTAATCACGTCGGCAGCCGTGAAGGAAACCAAACGTGTTACTGTAGAAATCGTATCATAA
- the rimM gene encoding ribosome maturation factor RimM (Essential for efficient processing of 16S rRNA) has product MTDKLYTIGKIVNTHGIRGEMKIVPETDFPERFDPGSELVIVDAQQKQTPVKIESSRLHKNMYIVKLEKYDNINDVEKYKGSLLKIEAKYQEPLEEGEYYYHEIIGCKVITEEGRELGLISEILTPGANDVWVVTLPKNKQLLLPVIDEVILEVDVQAKIVRIHLMEGLLEE; this is encoded by the coding sequence ATGACGGACAAGCTTTATACAATTGGCAAAATTGTCAATACACACGGTATACGCGGTGAGATGAAAATCGTGCCGGAAACCGATTTTCCGGAGCGTTTTGATCCGGGCAGCGAGCTGGTCATTGTGGATGCGCAGCAAAAGCAAACGCCGGTGAAGATTGAATCTTCCCGCTTGCACAAAAATATGTACATAGTGAAACTTGAAAAGTATGACAATATCAATGATGTGGAAAAATACAAGGGATCCTTGCTGAAAATAGAAGCCAAATATCAAGAGCCATTGGAAGAGGGCGAATATTATTACCACGAAATTATCGGCTGCAAGGTTATAACTGAAGAAGGGCGAGAGCTCGGCTTGATCAGCGAAATTTTGACCCCGGGCGCAAATGATGTGTGGGTGGTGACTCTTCCCAAAAACAAACAGCTTCTTCTCCCTGTAATTGATGAGGTTATACTTGAAGTGGATGTGCAGGCGAAAATAGTGCGGATTCATCTGATGGAAGGACTGCTGGAGGAATGA
- the trmD gene encoding tRNA (guanosine(37)-N1)-methyltransferase TrmD, which produces MRIDVLTIFPEMFDGVFSSSILGKARDKGIVQLNTVNFRDYSGNKHNTVDDYPYGGGGGMVLKAEPIFAAVEDLILPESKIKPRIILMCPQGETYTQKKAEELSAEEHLVLICGHYEGYDERIRRYLVTDELSIGDYVLTGGELPAMSVIDSVVRLLPGVLGNEQSAVTDSFSTGLLEYPHYTRPAKFRDWEVPEVLISGHHVNVEKWRRKESLLRTLERRPDLLEGRELSKEELGWVAAWQAEKRDKSIEK; this is translated from the coding sequence ATGAGAATCGATGTTCTGACGATCTTTCCGGAAATGTTTGACGGTGTGTTTTCTTCCAGTATTCTTGGGAAAGCTCGCGACAAAGGAATCGTACAGCTGAATACGGTTAATTTTCGCGATTACTCGGGCAATAAGCACAATACGGTAGATGATTACCCGTATGGCGGTGGAGGCGGTATGGTCTTAAAGGCCGAGCCTATTTTTGCCGCTGTAGAAGATCTGATTTTACCGGAATCCAAGATTAAGCCCAGGATTATTCTCATGTGTCCGCAGGGAGAAACCTATACGCAGAAGAAGGCGGAAGAGCTGTCTGCCGAGGAGCACCTTGTTTTGATATGCGGCCACTATGAAGGCTACGATGAGCGGATTCGCCGCTATCTGGTGACCGATGAGCTGTCGATCGGTGATTATGTGTTAACAGGGGGCGAGCTCCCCGCCATGTCCGTGATTGACAGTGTGGTGAGACTGCTGCCGGGAGTGCTGGGCAATGAGCAATCTGCGGTGACGGATTCGTTCAGCACAGGGCTGCTTGAATATCCGCATTATACGAGGCCGGCGAAGTTCCGCGATTGGGAAGTGCCAGAGGTATTGATTTCCGGGCATCATGTGAACGTAGAGAAATGGAGAAGAAAAGAGTCTCTGCTGCGTACCTTGGAGCGCCGTCCGGATCTTCTCGAAGGCCGTGAACTTAGTAAGGAAGAACTGGGCTGGGTGGCCGCCTGGCAAGCGGAGAAGAGGGATAAGAGCATTGAAAAATAG
- the rplS gene encoding 50S ribosomal protein L19 produces MNLIYEITKEQLRTDIPKFRPGDTLKVNVKVIEGTRERIQLFEGVVIKRQGGGISETFTVRKISYGVGVERTFPVHSPKIDKIEVARRGKVRRAKLYYLRGLRGKAARIQEIR; encoded by the coding sequence ATGAATCTGATTTATGAGATTACAAAAGAACAGCTCCGTACGGATATTCCTAAATTCCGTCCTGGAGATACACTGAAAGTTAACGTGAAGGTTATCGAGGGAACTCGTGAGCGGATCCAGTTGTTCGAGGGTGTTGTCATTAAACGCCAAGGCGGCGGTATCAGCGAAACATTTACGGTTCGTAAAATTTCTTACGGTGTTGGTGTAGAGAGAACGTTTCCTGTTCATTCTCCAAAAATCGATAAGATTGAAGTGGCTCGCCGTGGTAAAGTTCGTCGTGCGAAACTTTATTATCTACGCGGTCTTCGCGGAAAAGCAGCAAGAATTCAAGAAATTCGATAA
- the lepB gene encoding signal peptidase I, which produces MESRDPDQSYIDGAEAGTGKTPSKTAKNETWEWIKALAIAGVLVFVIRYFVFAPFIVEGPSMEPNFYTNERLIVNKILYDIRPPKRGEVVVFHAPEGKDYIKRVIALPGETVKVEGDNVYINGQLMEQTFLKAALDKAAKEGRPWNTLANYKETKVPEGTIFAMGDNRSNSKDSRDPTVGFVPYKEIVGRADLIFWPVNKMGLVHFK; this is translated from the coding sequence ATGGAATCAAGAGATCCAGATCAATCCTACATAGATGGTGCAGAAGCCGGAACGGGGAAAACACCTTCCAAAACAGCCAAGAACGAAACCTGGGAATGGATCAAAGCCCTCGCGATCGCCGGCGTCCTGGTTTTTGTCATTCGTTACTTTGTATTCGCTCCCTTTATTGTTGAAGGTCCGTCGATGGAGCCGAATTTTTATACGAACGAGCGTCTGATCGTCAACAAGATTCTCTATGATATCCGTCCGCCGAAACGCGGAGAAGTCGTTGTTTTTCATGCCCCTGAAGGCAAGGATTACATCAAGAGGGTTATTGCGCTCCCTGGCGAGACGGTAAAGGTTGAAGGGGACAATGTATATATCAATGGGCAATTGATGGAACAAACCTTCTTGAAGGCAGCCCTTGATAAAGCGGCCAAGGAAGGAAGGCCTTGGAATACTCTGGCAAATTACAAGGAAACCAAAGTACCGGAGGGTACGATTTTTGCCATGGGGGATAACAGATCCAACAGCAAAGACAGCCGTGATCCAACGGTCGGCTTTGTACCTTATAAGGAAATTGTCGGTCGTGCAGATTTGATTTTCTGGCCAGTAAACAAAATGGGTCTGGTGCACTTTAAATGA
- the ylqF gene encoding ribosome biogenesis GTPase YlqF, whose amino-acid sequence MTIHWFPGHMTRARRQIEDKLKLIDVVIELLDARIPLSSRNPMIDEILKGKPRMVLLNKHDLADPQVTAEWVRYFADLGLKAQPIDAAAGTYVKEIIPRAKELFADKIAAQIRKGINPRAIRGLIVGIPNVGKSTLINQMAGRKIAATGDKPGVTKGQQWIKAGPELDLLDTPGILWPKFEDQTVGLRLAATGAIKEELLNLDEIALFAMKYIIRHYSQALQERYGIEELPSDLDDPNEVVKVMEAIGRKRGAVVSGGRIDLDKASLIILRELRSGKLGRISLERPEEV is encoded by the coding sequence ATGACCATTCACTGGTTTCCCGGTCATATGACGAGGGCAAGAAGGCAGATCGAGGACAAGCTCAAGTTAATTGATGTTGTGATCGAGCTTCTGGATGCCCGCATCCCGCTTTCCAGCCGTAATCCGATGATTGATGAGATTTTAAAAGGAAAGCCAAGAATGGTGCTGCTCAATAAGCACGATTTGGCAGATCCGCAGGTCACTGCCGAGTGGGTCCGTTATTTCGCCGATCTGGGGCTCAAAGCACAGCCCATTGATGCTGCTGCCGGGACCTATGTGAAGGAAATTATTCCGCGGGCCAAAGAGCTGTTTGCCGACAAAATTGCTGCTCAAATTCGTAAAGGGATCAATCCGAGAGCGATTCGCGGCTTAATCGTCGGCATTCCCAATGTGGGCAAATCCACATTAATCAATCAAATGGCTGGCCGCAAAATCGCAGCTACCGGCGATAAACCCGGAGTGACCAAAGGGCAGCAATGGATCAAGGCAGGGCCGGAGCTCGATTTGCTGGATACCCCGGGAATTTTATGGCCCAAATTCGAGGATCAAACTGTTGGTCTACGTCTGGCGGCAACAGGTGCGATCAAGGAAGAGCTGCTGAATCTCGATGAAATTGCCTTATTCGCGATGAAATACATCATCCGCCACTACAGTCAGGCCTTACAAGAACGTTATGGCATTGAGGAGCTGCCTTCGGACTTGGATGATCCAAATGAGGTCGTCAAAGTCATGGAAGCCATCGGCCGCAAACGAGGTGCCGTTGTAAGTGGAGGCCGTATCGATTTGGACAAAGCTTCACTGATTATATTACGTGAGCTTCGCTCCGGTAAGCTGGGTCGTATCAGCCTTGAGAGACCGGAAGAGGTTTAG
- a CDS encoding ribonuclease HII → MLEHEKSLWEQGFSLIAGIDEVGRGCLFGDVVAAAIILPASLVIEEINDSKKLSEKKREMFYEIIMSEAIAVGIGIVDVDTIEAINIKQAARLAMKQAVEKLEVEPHYLLVDAETVDCVFPQLAIIHGDALSQSIAAASIIAKVTRDRMCAKWDLDYPEYGIASHKGYATKEHRDMLIRFGPTALHRKLFIRKVMAETEQVQLELEFDFTT, encoded by the coding sequence ATGCTGGAGCATGAAAAGTCGTTATGGGAGCAAGGGTTTTCGCTCATTGCCGGAATTGATGAAGTTGGCAGAGGATGCTTGTTCGGAGATGTTGTGGCTGCTGCTATTATTTTGCCTGCCAGCCTGGTTATAGAGGAAATCAACGATTCCAAGAAGCTTTCCGAGAAAAAAAGAGAAATGTTTTATGAGATCATCATGAGTGAAGCGATTGCAGTTGGCATCGGAATAGTCGATGTGGATACGATAGAAGCCATCAATATCAAGCAAGCCGCTCGTCTGGCAATGAAACAAGCCGTTGAAAAATTGGAGGTTGAGCCTCATTATTTGCTGGTTGATGCTGAGACGGTTGATTGTGTGTTCCCCCAGCTGGCCATTATTCATGGGGATGCACTCAGTCAGTCGATTGCCGCAGCGTCGATCATTGCGAAGGTGACGAGAGACCGGATGTGCGCAAAATGGGATCTTGATTATCCGGAGTATGGGATTGCTTCACATAAAGGATATGCGACGAAAGAACATAGAGACATGCTGATCCGTTTCGGACCTACAGCGCTGCATCGCAAATTGTTTATCCGCAAAGTCATGGCTGAAACCGAGCAGGTCCAGTTGGAGCTGGAGTTTGATTTTACTACATAA
- a CDS encoding EscU/YscU/HrcU family type III secretion system export apparatus switch protein, whose product MNDKPTTMKKAVALKYAPDKSSAPVLVAKGKGHMAETILQKAKENSIPIQEDASLVEVLSKLDLDQEIPAELYQLVAEVLSFIYRSDSRIHRMNQKS is encoded by the coding sequence ATGAATGACAAACCAACTACCATGAAGAAGGCGGTGGCTTTGAAGTACGCACCGGATAAGTCCAGTGCTCCCGTTCTGGTCGCCAAAGGGAAAGGGCACATGGCGGAAACCATACTCCAAAAAGCCAAAGAAAACAGCATTCCCATCCAAGAGGATGCTTCTCTGGTGGAGGTCCTTTCCAAACTGGATTTAGACCAGGAAATCCCCGCAGAGTTATATCAACTCGTTGCCGAAGTGCTGAGCTTTATTTACAGATCCGATAGTCGGATACATCGAATGAATCAGAAGAGTTAA
- a CDS encoding YraN family protein — protein MEKRALDSRKRIGAEGEEVAAAYLHNLGYRIHHRNWRCSRGEIDIIAEFEGRLIFIEVRSRSIHGKYGTAKESVDARKQQQVRETAQFYLHRFHQHERNLRFDVITVEFNGEGQTPHLEHTKGAF, from the coding sequence ATGGAAAAACGGGCATTAGACTCGAGAAAGCGGATTGGAGCAGAGGGAGAGGAAGTCGCTGCGGCTTATCTTCACAATCTGGGCTACCGTATTCATCATAGAAATTGGCGCTGCAGCCGAGGAGAAATCGATATTATTGCCGAATTTGAAGGCAGATTGATCTTTATTGAAGTGAGAAGCCGCAGCATACACGGCAAATATGGTACCGCCAAAGAGTCTGTGGACGCACGTAAACAGCAGCAGGTTCGCGAGACAGCTCAGTTCTATTTGCACCGCTTCCACCAGCATGAACGAAATCTTCGCTTTGACGTGATCACAGTCGAATTCAATGGAGAAGGGCAAACGCCTCATCTTGAGCATACAAAGGGAGCGTTTTAG
- a CDS encoding ATP-binding protein: protein MFQSFLVRWLAVLRPPCCFAYSRRFDLVNFLSTLYITVSSAGLVGGGSIPKPGEVSLAHRGVLFLDEFPEFTRGVLEVLRQPLEDRLVTIGSARAVYTFPSDFLLAAAMNPCPCGYHGAETEANSCRCSPLQILKYRSRLSGPLLDRIDLHVEVPRLSYANLKEQGQSLSSAEMLHMVMSAGERQLIRYRGLEIHSNKELGGKLLHQIGKLTKEGEAILSSSFEKLGLSARAYDRILRLARTIADLEDSDAIEPQHVAEAIQYRNLDKKSV, encoded by the coding sequence ATTTTTCAATCATTTCTAGTTCGATGGCTTGCTGTTCTTCGACCCCCATGTTGTTTTGCATATTCACGAAGGTTTGATCTTGTTAATTTCCTCTCCACCCTTTATATTACCGTATCATCTGCCGGATTGGTTGGCGGAGGCTCCATACCTAAACCTGGAGAGGTCAGCTTGGCCCATCGAGGTGTACTCTTTCTGGATGAGTTCCCCGAATTTACTCGTGGTGTGCTTGAAGTGCTGCGGCAGCCGCTTGAGGATCGTCTGGTCACAATAGGAAGTGCAAGAGCCGTTTACACTTTTCCATCGGACTTTCTGCTCGCAGCTGCAATGAACCCCTGTCCGTGCGGATACCATGGAGCTGAAACAGAAGCGAATTCCTGCAGATGCAGTCCATTGCAGATTTTAAAATATCGCTCAAGGCTGTCTGGGCCGCTATTAGACCGCATCGATCTGCATGTAGAGGTGCCAAGGCTCAGCTATGCGAATTTAAAAGAGCAAGGGCAGTCGCTGTCTTCTGCCGAAATGCTTCACATGGTGATGAGCGCGGGGGAGCGGCAATTGATTCGTTATCGAGGGCTGGAGATTCATAGCAATAAAGAGTTAGGCGGGAAGCTGCTTCACCAAATAGGCAAGCTGACCAAAGAGGGAGAAGCGATCCTCAGCTCATCCTTTGAAAAGTTGGGGCTAAGTGCAAGAGCCTATGATCGAATATTGAGATTGGCCCGCACAATAGCAGATCTGGAGGATAGCGATGCCATTGAGCCGCAGCATGTAGCCGAAGCCATCCAGTACCGGAATTTGGATAAAAAGAGTGTGTAA
- a CDS encoding small acid-soluble spore protein H: MDTQRAKEIANSADMANVTYEGKRIYIQNVDERNETAGIYELENPENQQKVSVNSLEELTTTD; the protein is encoded by the coding sequence ATGGATACACAACGAGCAAAAGAAATTGCAAATTCTGCTGATATGGCTAACGTGACCTATGAAGGCAAGCGAATCTATATTCAAAATGTAGATGAAAGAAATGAAACGGCTGGTATCTATGAACTTGAAAATCCAGAGAATCAACAAAAGGTTTCTGTAAACAGCTTAGAAGAATTAACGACGACCGATTAA